From the Anguilla anguilla isolate fAngAng1 chromosome 8, fAngAng1.pri, whole genome shotgun sequence genome, one window contains:
- the opn4.1 gene encoding melanopsin-like encodes MNYHSARMGVGCRPGHHDCNGTFREPSFARNYRLPDRHYHHPTIAVPPYPQLPDPPHFPAVDVPDHAHYIIGAVILAVGVTGVLGNALVIYAFCRSRALRTPGNMFVVNLAAADFLMSLTQSPVFFAASLRRRWAFGERACELYAFCGALFGICSMVTLAAIAADRCLAITRPLAFLGGVTRRRVGLVLGGLWAYSLGWSLPPFFGWSAYVPEGLQTSCSWDYMSFTPSVRAYTVLLFTFVFFVPLGAIGACYLAMFRAVRTARREVRELGSGETQKAYERVQGEWKMAKVALLVILLFVISWSPYSVVALTATAGYSHLLTPYMNSVPAVIAKASAIHNPIIYAVTHPKYRAAIARYVPLLRPVLRVRDKDLRSSFTSFSGAASSSSSSRRATITSQSSLGVGARATGRWGKSRLSSASDTESCWVESEVDGSSSSAAGGGSLPVTRRASAEVLREAEQPRGAPNPAFNAAAAAVGDEDVPDGGAQCDGKAFLLAGN; translated from the coding sequence ATGAATTACCACTCCGCCAGAATGGGCGTCGGCTGCCGCCCGGGCCACCACGACTGCAACGGGACATTTAGGGAACCCTCGTTCGCCAGGAACTACCGGCTGCCGGACCGCCATTACCACCACCCGACCATTGCCGTCCCCCCCTACCCTCAGCTCCCCGACCCGCCCCACTTTCCCGCCGTGGACGTCCCGGATCACGCCCACTACATCATCGGCGCGGTCATCCTGGCCGTGGGCGTGACGGGGGTGCTGGGCAACGCCCTGGTGATCTACGCGTTCTGCCGGAGCCGGGCGCTGCGCACGCCGGGGAACATGTTCGTGGTGAACCTGGCGGCGGCCGACTTCCTCATGTCGCTGACGCAGTCGCCGGTGTTCTTCGCCGCCAGCCTGCGCCGCCGCTGGGCGTTCGGGGAGCGCGCCTGCGAGCTCTACGCCTTCTGCGGCGCCCTCTTCGGCATCTGCTCCATGGTGACCCTCGCCGCCATCGCCGCCGACCGCTGCCTCGCCATCACCCGGCCCCTGGCCTTCCTGGGCGGGGTCACCCGCCGGCGGGTGGGGCTCGTGCTGGGGGGCCTGTGGGCGTACTCCCTGGGGTGGAGCCTGCCGCCCTTTTTCGGGTGGAGCGCCTACGTGCCCGAGGGGCTGCAGACGTCCTGCAGCTGGGACTACATGAGCTTCACCCCCTCGGTGCGCGCCTACACCGTCCTCCTCTTCACCTTCGTCTTCTTCGTCCCGCTGGGGGCCATCGGCGCCTGCTACCTGGCCATGTTCCGGGCCGTCCGGACGGCCCGGAGGGAGGTGCGGGAGCTGGGCTCCGGGGAGACGCAGAAGGCCTACGAGCGCGTCCAGGGCGAGTGGAAGATGGCCAAGGTGGCCCTGCTGGTCATCCTGCTCTTCGTGATCTCCTGGTCGCCCTACTCGGTGGTGGCCCTCACCGCCACGGCGGGCTACTCCCACCTGCTGACGCCCTACATGAACTCCGTCCCGGCCGTGATCGCCAAGGCGTCGGCCATCCACAACCCCATCATCTACGCCGTCACCCACCCCAAGTACCGCGCGGCCATCGCCCGCTACGTGCCCCTCCTCCGGCCCGTGCTGCGGGTGCGGGACAAGGACCTGCgctcctccttcacctccttcagcggcgccgcctcctcctcctcctcctcccgccgcGCCACCATCACCAGCCAGAGCTCCCTGGGGGTCGGGGCCCGCGCCACAGGCCGCTGGGGCAAGTCGCGCCTCTCGTCCGCCTCGGACACCGAGTCCTGCTGGGTGGAGAGCGAGGTCgacggctcctcctcctccgccgccggCGGCGGCTCCCTTCCCGTCACGCGACGCGCCTCCGCGGAGGTCCTCCGGGAGGCGGAGCAGCCGAGGGGCGCGCCCAACCCCGCCTTCAACGCGGCCGCCGCCGCGGTGGGGGACGAAGACGTCCCAGACGGGGGCGCGCAGTGCGACGGGAAAGCTTTCCTGCTTGCCGGGAACTGA